In one window of Mytilus galloprovincialis chromosome 6, xbMytGall1.hap1.1, whole genome shotgun sequence DNA:
- the LOC143079575 gene encoding bestrophin-4-like: protein MTIIYQYKVATTGLGTFTKLLARWRGSVYKLLYKEMLIYSALYTCIALIYRLVLNVDQRTLFEKVVISCNQYTSYIPLSFVLGFYVSMVVSRWWRQFQNFPWPDRTVFMLCCYLPGQTDRKRVLRRTVARYLMFGIILIARSISVAVMKRFPTLDHIVEAGFITKEEAMMYENIDCRYNKFWVPFMWINSVLVTARKEGLIQTEWGLRMIIEPLADIRDTCSKCFVYDWITIPLVYTQVVTLAVYTFFATTLISQQFLDPSKNYKGYGMDFYIPIFTLLQFFFYMGWLKVAEQLINPFGEDDDDFDINWLIDRHAAVVMALVDQMCDQCPPLVKDLHFENMFTEVPYTEASIGSKRPVYLGSTYNLASPSTRGSRIVLGDVMDQDSNRHMSFGSNAAGSLLSIVTGRSSYSRPRVFSTNSHDHLYNMPLEKQYMDYQPIPNGINPETMSNMDEDTDLKKPSNLRAPRMTKRKSWSSDSSLTKRTLARVAITGRDRSNTDSRKSRKRKVSFPLHLIKFFSRTDSRKSSNDSNSTVKSIGKSSVKTRSFEEGLEKDFDYAQEYVPLRRAHVDPNDDEDLNEIVKSKSKARRRKTSCPPNLFEHVSDIKRKLSSPGTNEKTSRFTIEKISDGSDIDSRSMQRRNAQKIENFISDHAVSRAPLLSTVEEGGTITSISQLEDTVIRPSPTIQEEEEPFEFGDVPPVLILPVIQVNGQVADIIQ from the exons aTTATTTGAAAAGGTCGTGATATCTTGTAATCAGTATACTTCCTATATTCCTCTGTCATTTGTTCTCGGATTTTATGTTTCCATGGTAGTTTCAAGATGGTGGAGACAATTCCAGAATTTTCCTTGGCCAGACAG GACCGTATTCATGTTGTGTTGTTATCTTCCCGGACAAACAGACAGGAAGCGGGTACTCAGAAGAACAGTTGCAAGATATCTGATGTTTGGAATTATACTAATAGCTCGTTCAATAAGTGTAGCTGTCATGAAAAGATTTCCTACATTGGATCACATCGTGGAAGCAG GATTCATTACTAAAGAGGAAGCAATGATGTATGAAAACATCGATTGCAGATACAACAAGTTTTGGGTTCCCTTCATGTGGATTAATAGTGTACTTGTAACAGCAAGAAAAGAAGGCCTTATACAAACTGAATGGGGTCTCAGAATGATAATAGAG CCTCTTGCAGACATTAGGGATACTTGTTCGAAGTGTTTTGTATACGACTGGATAACAATACCTTTAGTATACACCCAG GTTGTAACATTAGCCGTGTATACATTTTTTGCAACCACATTAATAAGTCAACAGTTCCTTGATCCTTCGAAGAACTACAAAGGATATGGAATGGATTTTTATATTCCTATATTCACATTGCTGCAATTTTTCTTCTATATGGGGTGGCTCAAG GTAGCAGAACAGTTAATCAATCCGTTTGGAGAAGATGACGATGATTTTGATATAAACTGGTTGATTGACAGACATGCTGCT GTAGTTATGGCTTTAGTGGACCAAATGTGTGACCAATGTCCTCCTCTTGTTAAAGatttacattttgaaaacatgTTTACCGAAGTACCATATACAGAGGCGTCAATTGGTTCTAAAAGGCCAGTGTATCTTGGTTCAACATACAACCTGGC GTCCCCGTCTACTCGCGGATCAAGAATAGTGTTAGGTGATGTGATGGACCAAGACTCCAATAGACACATGTCTTTTGGAAGTAATGCTGCTGGATCGTTACTTAGCATTGTTACCGGTAGATCATCGTATTC ACGACCACGGGTTTTTTCTACAAACTCTCATGATCATTTATACAATATGCCACTAGAAAAACAATACATGGATTACCAACCAATACCAAATGGTATTAACCCTGAGACAATGAGTAATATGGATGAAGATACAGATTTGAAAAAGCCTTCCAACTTGAGAGCTCCTAGAATGACCAAACGAAAGTCATGGTCATCTGATTCTAGTCTTACGAAACGAACTTTGGCCCGAGTTGCAATTACAGGGAGAGATAGATCTAATACAGATTCCAGAAAGTCGAGGAAAAGAAAAGTCAGTTTTCCTTtacatttaattaaatttttcagTAGAACAGACTCGAGAAAATCTTCAAATGATTCAAATTCTACTGTTAAGTCGATAGGGAAATCGTCAGTAAAAACGAGAAGCTTTGAGGAAGGACTTGAAAAAGACTTTGATTATGCACAGGAATACGTGCCACTGAGACGTGCACATGTTGACCCAAATGATGATGAAGATTTAAATGAAATAGTGAAAAGTAAAAGTAAAGCCAGAAGGAGAAAAACAAGTTGTCCTCCAAATCTTTTTGAACATGTTTCCGATATCAAGCGGAAACTTTCCTCGCCAGGTACCAATGAAAAGACATCCAG ATTTACTATTGAGAAGATATCAGATGGATCAGATATTGATTCTCGTTCTATGCAGAGAAGAAATGCACAGAAGATAGAGAATTTTATTTCTGATCATGCTGTTTCACGGGCACCTTTGCTGTCGACAGTAGAAGAAGGGGGAACAATAACAAGCATTTCACAGTTGGAGGACACTGTGATTAGACCCTCACCTACAATACAGGAGGAAGAGGAACC atttgAGTTTGGAGATGTTCCACCAGTGCTCATACTCCCTGTTATTCAAGTCAACGGCCAGGTCGCTGATATTATACAATAA